One genomic window of Glycine max cultivar Williams 82 chromosome 16, Glycine_max_v4.0, whole genome shotgun sequence includes the following:
- the LOC100796118 gene encoding leucine-rich repeat receptor-like tyrosine-protein kinase PXC3 isoform X2 has product MGRFEYIPTSFLSILFIFCFCPMVLSLLSQNQTKTMINLSKNLPPPVPWNASYPPCSWMGVDCDPTNSSIVGISLIRYSLSASDFLPLVCKIQTLEHFDVSNNRLSSVPDGFITECGKIKGLKKLNFSGNMLGGDLPSFHGFDALESLDMSFNNLEGSIGIQLDGLVSLKSLNLTSNNFGGSIPTKLGNSTVLEHLVLSVNQFGGKIPDELLSYENLTEVDFRANLLSGSIPSNIGKLSNLESLVLSSNNLTGEIPASLFNLTKLSRFEANQNNFIGPVPPGITNHLTSLDLSFNNLSGPIPEDLLSPSQLQAVDLSNNMLNGSVPTNFSPNLFRLRFGSNHLSGNIPPGAFAAVPNLTYLELDNNDLTGTIPAELESCRKLALLNLAQNHLTGVLPPLLGNLTNLQVLKLQMNKLNGAIPIEIGQLHKLSILNLSWNSLGGSIPSEITNLSSLNFLNLQSNNLSGSIPTSIENLKFLIELQLGENQLSGVIPSMPWNLQASLNLSSNHLSGNIPSSFGTLGSLEVLDLSNNKLSGPIPKELTGMSSLTQLLLANNALLSGEIPKFSQHVEVVYSGTGLINNTSPDNPIANRPNTVSKKGISVHVTILIAIVAASFVFGIVIQLVVSRKNCWQPQFIQSNLLTPNAIHKSRIHFGKAMEAVADTSNVTLKTRFSTYYTAIMPSGSIYFIKKLDCSNKILPLGSHDKFGKELEVFAKLNNSNVMTPLAYVLSIDTAYILYEYISNGSLYDVLHGSMLDWGSRYSIAVGVAQGLSFLHGFASSPILLLDLSSKSIMLKSLKEPQVGDVELYHVINPLKSTGNFSEVVGSVGYIPPVITRD; this is encoded by the exons ATGGGCAGGTTTGAGTATATCCCCACTTCTTTCCTCagtattttgttcattttttgtttctgtCCCATGGTGTTGTCCCTGCTGTCTCAAAACCAAACAAAAACCATGATCAATCTCTCAAAGAACCTTCCTCCCCCTGTTCCATGGAATGCCTCATACCCACCATGTTCATGGATGGGAGTGGATTGTGACCCTACCAATTCTTCTATAGTAGGGATATCTTTAATTCGGTATTCACTGTCTGCTTCTGACTTTCTGCCACTTGTTTGCAAAATTCAAACTTTGGAGCATTTTGATGTCTCCAACAACCGTCTGAGCTCAGTCCCAGATGGTTTCATCACCGAGTGTGGAAAGATTAAGGGGTTGAAAAAGCTGAATTTCAGTGGAAACATGTTAGGGGGTGATTTACCATCTTTTCATGGTTTTGATGCATTGGAATCCCTTGATATGTCCTTCAATAATTTGGAAGGGAGTATTGGTATTCAGTTAGATGGATTGGTTAGCCTCAAAAGTTTGAATCTTACTTCCAATAACTTCGGTGGGTCTATTCCTACCAAACTAGGAAATTCCACGGTTTTGGAGCATCTTGTGCTTTCTGTCAATCAGTTTGGTGGAAAAATCCCTGATGAATTATTGAGTTATGAAAACTTGACCGAGGTTGATTTTAGGGCAAATCTTCTCTCAGGGTCCATTCCTAGCAATATTGGGAAGCTTTCTAACCTGGAAAGTTTGGTTCTTTCCTCTAATAACCTCACTGGTGAAATTCCAGCTTCCCTTTTCAACCTCACAAAGCTTTCAAGATTTGAGGCAAATCAGAACAATTTCATAGGTCCTGTACctcctgggattacaaatcatcTCACGAGTTTGGATCttagttttaataatttgtCTGGACCCATTCCAGAAGACCTTTTATCCCCATCACAGTTGCAGGCTGTAGATTTGtcaaataatatgttaaatGGGTCGGTGCCTACAAATTTTTCTCCAAACTTGTTCAGGTTAAGGTTTGGGAGCAATCATCTGAGTGGAAACATTCCTCCAGGTGCTTTTGCAGCAGTTCCAAATTTGACATACTTGGAGCTGGATAACAATGACTTGACCGGAACCATACCGGCTGAATTGGAATCATGCAGGAAATTGGCGTTGTTGAATTTAGCACAGAATCACTTGACTGGTGTATTGCCACCACTGCTTGGCAATCTTACCAATCTTCAAGTCTTGAAGCTTCAAATGAACAAGCTTAATGGTGCAATCCCTATTGAAATTGGCCAACTTCATAAGTTGTCAATACTGAATTTGAGCTGGAATTCTCTGGGTGGATCAATTCCATCTGAGATTACAAATTTGAGCAGTCTTAATTTCCTGAACTTGCAAAGCAACAATCTGAGTGGTTCCATACCAACATCCattgaaaacttgaaatttctaatagaactccAACTCGGGGAAAACCAGCTAAGTGGTGTGATACCAAGCATGCCGTGGAATCTGCAGGCGTCACTGAATCTTAGTAGCAACCACCTTAGTGGTAATATTCCCAGCAGTTTTGGTACTTTGGGGAGCCTGGAAGTCTTGGATCTCTCAAATAACAAATTATCTGGTCCAATTCCCAAGGAACTAACTGGAATGTCAAGTTTGACACAGTTGTTACTTGCCAACAATGCACTGCTGTCTGGTGAAATTCCAAAATTCAGTCAACATGTTGAAGTTGTATATTCTGGGACTGGTCTGATAAATAATACTTCACCTGACAACCCAATAGCCAACAGGCCCAACACTGTCTCTAAGAAGGGAATATCTGTTCATGTGACAATTCTCATTGCAATTGTAGCAGCTAGTTTTGTTTTTGGCATTGTCATTCAGCTGGTTGTCTCCAGAAAAAATTGTTGGCAACCTCAATTCATCCAAAGTAATTTATTAACTCCTAATGCAATTCACAAATCAAGAATTCACTTCGGTAAAGCCATGGAAGCTGTTGCTGATACATCAAATGTTACTTTGAAAACAAGGTTTTCAACGTATTACACTGCCATCATGCCCTCTGGATCAATCTATTTTATCAAGAAACTAGACTGTTCTAACAAGATATTGCCATTGGGAAGTCATGATAAATTTGGAAAAGAGCTAGAAGTCTTTGCAAAATTGAACAATTCAAATGTCATGACTCCTTTGGCCTATGTTCTGTCCATTGATACTGCTTATATACTATATGAATATATCTCAAATGGCTCCCTCTATGATGTTCTTCATGGAAGCATGTTAGATTGGGGTAGCAGATATAGTATAGCCGTTGGGGTGGCTCAAGGACTTTCTTTTCTTCATGGATTTGCCTCTAGTCCAATACTACTCCTTGACCTATCAAGTAAAAGTATTATGTTGAAGTCCCTCAAGGAGCCTCAAGTTGGGGATGTTGAACTCTACCATGTGATTAATCCCTTAAAGAGTACAGGGAATTTTTCTGAAGTTGTTGGTTCTGTTGGTTATATTCCTCCAG TGATAACTCGAGACTAG
- the LOC100796118 gene encoding leucine-rich repeat receptor-like tyrosine-protein kinase PXC3 isoform X1: MGRFEYIPTSFLSILFIFCFCPMVLSLLSQNQTKTMINLSKNLPPPVPWNASYPPCSWMGVDCDPTNSSIVGISLIRYSLSASDFLPLVCKIQTLEHFDVSNNRLSSVPDGFITECGKIKGLKKLNFSGNMLGGDLPSFHGFDALESLDMSFNNLEGSIGIQLDGLVSLKSLNLTSNNFGGSIPTKLGNSTVLEHLVLSVNQFGGKIPDELLSYENLTEVDFRANLLSGSIPSNIGKLSNLESLVLSSNNLTGEIPASLFNLTKLSRFEANQNNFIGPVPPGITNHLTSLDLSFNNLSGPIPEDLLSPSQLQAVDLSNNMLNGSVPTNFSPNLFRLRFGSNHLSGNIPPGAFAAVPNLTYLELDNNDLTGTIPAELESCRKLALLNLAQNHLTGVLPPLLGNLTNLQVLKLQMNKLNGAIPIEIGQLHKLSILNLSWNSLGGSIPSEITNLSSLNFLNLQSNNLSGSIPTSIENLKFLIELQLGENQLSGVIPSMPWNLQASLNLSSNHLSGNIPSSFGTLGSLEVLDLSNNKLSGPIPKELTGMSSLTQLLLANNALLSGEIPKFSQHVEVVYSGTGLINNTSPDNPIANRPNTVSKKGISVHVTILIAIVAASFVFGIVIQLVVSRKNCWQPQFIQSNLLTPNAIHKSRIHFGKAMEAVADTSNVTLKTRFSTYYTAIMPSGSIYFIKKLDCSNKILPLGSHDKFGKELEVFAKLNNSNVMTPLAYVLSIDTAYILYEYISNGSLYDVLHGSMLDWGSRYSIAVGVAQGLSFLHGFASSPILLLDLSSKSIMLKSLKEPQVGDVELYHVINPLKSTGNFSEVVGSVGYIPPEYAYTMTVTIAGNVYSFGVILLELLTGEPPVTDGKELVKWVLDHSTNPQYILDFNVSRSSQEVRSQMLAILKIALVCVSTSPKARPNMNTVLQMLLNVG, encoded by the exons ATGGGCAGGTTTGAGTATATCCCCACTTCTTTCCTCagtattttgttcattttttgtttctgtCCCATGGTGTTGTCCCTGCTGTCTCAAAACCAAACAAAAACCATGATCAATCTCTCAAAGAACCTTCCTCCCCCTGTTCCATGGAATGCCTCATACCCACCATGTTCATGGATGGGAGTGGATTGTGACCCTACCAATTCTTCTATAGTAGGGATATCTTTAATTCGGTATTCACTGTCTGCTTCTGACTTTCTGCCACTTGTTTGCAAAATTCAAACTTTGGAGCATTTTGATGTCTCCAACAACCGTCTGAGCTCAGTCCCAGATGGTTTCATCACCGAGTGTGGAAAGATTAAGGGGTTGAAAAAGCTGAATTTCAGTGGAAACATGTTAGGGGGTGATTTACCATCTTTTCATGGTTTTGATGCATTGGAATCCCTTGATATGTCCTTCAATAATTTGGAAGGGAGTATTGGTATTCAGTTAGATGGATTGGTTAGCCTCAAAAGTTTGAATCTTACTTCCAATAACTTCGGTGGGTCTATTCCTACCAAACTAGGAAATTCCACGGTTTTGGAGCATCTTGTGCTTTCTGTCAATCAGTTTGGTGGAAAAATCCCTGATGAATTATTGAGTTATGAAAACTTGACCGAGGTTGATTTTAGGGCAAATCTTCTCTCAGGGTCCATTCCTAGCAATATTGGGAAGCTTTCTAACCTGGAAAGTTTGGTTCTTTCCTCTAATAACCTCACTGGTGAAATTCCAGCTTCCCTTTTCAACCTCACAAAGCTTTCAAGATTTGAGGCAAATCAGAACAATTTCATAGGTCCTGTACctcctgggattacaaatcatcTCACGAGTTTGGATCttagttttaataatttgtCTGGACCCATTCCAGAAGACCTTTTATCCCCATCACAGTTGCAGGCTGTAGATTTGtcaaataatatgttaaatGGGTCGGTGCCTACAAATTTTTCTCCAAACTTGTTCAGGTTAAGGTTTGGGAGCAATCATCTGAGTGGAAACATTCCTCCAGGTGCTTTTGCAGCAGTTCCAAATTTGACATACTTGGAGCTGGATAACAATGACTTGACCGGAACCATACCGGCTGAATTGGAATCATGCAGGAAATTGGCGTTGTTGAATTTAGCACAGAATCACTTGACTGGTGTATTGCCACCACTGCTTGGCAATCTTACCAATCTTCAAGTCTTGAAGCTTCAAATGAACAAGCTTAATGGTGCAATCCCTATTGAAATTGGCCAACTTCATAAGTTGTCAATACTGAATTTGAGCTGGAATTCTCTGGGTGGATCAATTCCATCTGAGATTACAAATTTGAGCAGTCTTAATTTCCTGAACTTGCAAAGCAACAATCTGAGTGGTTCCATACCAACATCCattgaaaacttgaaatttctaatagaactccAACTCGGGGAAAACCAGCTAAGTGGTGTGATACCAAGCATGCCGTGGAATCTGCAGGCGTCACTGAATCTTAGTAGCAACCACCTTAGTGGTAATATTCCCAGCAGTTTTGGTACTTTGGGGAGCCTGGAAGTCTTGGATCTCTCAAATAACAAATTATCTGGTCCAATTCCCAAGGAACTAACTGGAATGTCAAGTTTGACACAGTTGTTACTTGCCAACAATGCACTGCTGTCTGGTGAAATTCCAAAATTCAGTCAACATGTTGAAGTTGTATATTCTGGGACTGGTCTGATAAATAATACTTCACCTGACAACCCAATAGCCAACAGGCCCAACACTGTCTCTAAGAAGGGAATATCTGTTCATGTGACAATTCTCATTGCAATTGTAGCAGCTAGTTTTGTTTTTGGCATTGTCATTCAGCTGGTTGTCTCCAGAAAAAATTGTTGGCAACCTCAATTCATCCAAAGTAATTTATTAACTCCTAATGCAATTCACAAATCAAGAATTCACTTCGGTAAAGCCATGGAAGCTGTTGCTGATACATCAAATGTTACTTTGAAAACAAGGTTTTCAACGTATTACACTGCCATCATGCCCTCTGGATCAATCTATTTTATCAAGAAACTAGACTGTTCTAACAAGATATTGCCATTGGGAAGTCATGATAAATTTGGAAAAGAGCTAGAAGTCTTTGCAAAATTGAACAATTCAAATGTCATGACTCCTTTGGCCTATGTTCTGTCCATTGATACTGCTTATATACTATATGAATATATCTCAAATGGCTCCCTCTATGATGTTCTTCATGGAAGCATGTTAGATTGGGGTAGCAGATATAGTATAGCCGTTGGGGTGGCTCAAGGACTTTCTTTTCTTCATGGATTTGCCTCTAGTCCAATACTACTCCTTGACCTATCAAGTAAAAGTATTATGTTGAAGTCCCTCAAGGAGCCTCAAGTTGGGGATGTTGAACTCTACCATGTGATTAATCCCTTAAAGAGTACAGGGAATTTTTCTGAAGTTGTTGGTTCTGTTGGTTATATTCCTCCAG AGTATGCATACACAATGACAGTAACAATTGCTGGGAATGTCTACAGTTTTGGTGTCATTCTGCTTGAACTGCTGACAGGAGAACCTCCGGTGACAGATGGAAAAGAATTGGTCAAGTGGGTTTTGGATCATTCAACAAACCCACAATACATTCTTGATTTTAATGTCAGTAGATCATCACAAGAAGTCAGAAGCCAGATGCTTGCAATTCTCAAGATTGCTCTTGTTTGTGTTAGTACATCCCCAAAGGCAAGACCAAATATGAACACTGTGCTTCAGATGCTTCTTAATGTTGGATGA